CGGCCCTGGCCCGCGACCGTCCTCTCCGCCGCGTTCTTTCTCGGAGGGATCCACGCACCTTATGCCGCGCTTCCCGAGCGGGACTTCTCCCTCACGGCGTTGAACGTCGGAAAGGGCGCGTCCCAGGTCGTTTCGTTTCCCGGGGGTGGGCACATACTGATCGACGGGGGAAGCGCCCTCCGCGGAAACGCGGGAGAACGCGCGGTTCTTCCGTTTCTGCGTTTCAAGGGAATCCGGCGGATCGACGTCCTCGCGCTGACCCACCCCCACGAAAACCATTACGGGGGAGCGGCGGCGGTCCTTGCCGCGCTGCCCGTCCGCGAAATCTGGATCCCGGAAGGAATCCCACGGGAGGCGTTCAGGCCGGCGGTCGCCTCATGGAACGGGCCGGTGTGTTCCGTCCGGGCGGGGGTAAGGGAACGGATCGGCGGAGCCGAAGTCGTCGTACGGGCACCCTTGCATCCGGGGGAGGGAGGGAAGTCGAACGAACGGGGGATGGTACTTGAGCTACGATTTGGTATTCTGTCGATGTGGCTTCCGGGGGATGTGGAGGGGGGACCTTCCGTCTGGGGACGGGCTCCAGCGGAAAAAGGAGAACGGAGGGTGCTGTTCCTGCCCCACCATGGATCCCCGGGGGCGGACCCCGCGGGTTGGGCTGCGTTCTGCGGGCCGGACGCCGTGGTCGCGCAAAATAGCCGTTGTCTCACCGGGGGGAATCTGATACGTTCCCCTCAACGTTTCCTGTTGGAAAACGGAGCGTTTACGGTCCGTTCCGATGGGAGAGGCATATCGTTTCTGCAGTCAGCTCACAGCGGGGTGTGGCAATGTCTTTGGCGGCTGAAGTGACGGATTCCATTCCGGCGATCGTCCCACCCTGTATCGGAGCGTGCCGATGACCGCTCAACGCGTCCTGATCCTCTCCTCCGACGCGAAAAGCATGGAGCGAATGGCTCGGGTTCCTTCCTTGAAGGGCGTCCACTTCTCGATCCTCTCCGACTGGAAAAGCGGCGCGGACGCCCTCCGGAAAGAGAATTTCTCCGTCATCGTCGCCCGGAAATTCTCGAAGGAGCAGGGGACCGATGCGTTCGTGGCCGACCTCCTCGCGCTCGCCCCCAAGACCTCGATCATATACATCCTCGCGGAGAAGGAAGGGCCCGCGGTCCTCGAAGCCCTGAAAGGTGGAGTTTCCGAGATCCTCTTCCAGGAATCGCTAGCCGCAACCCTCGTCCCGTGCGTCGAAAAGTACCTCTTCTCCGGATACGGTTTGCTGCGAAGGATGTCGCTCGACGAGCTGTTCGACTTCTGCATCCCGGTGATCACTTCGACGGACATGGGGCTGCTGGCCACCACGATCCTCGAAAAGTTCCGCGAGGCGCTGGGAGCTTCCTTCGGGATCCTTTTCCGGGGTGGGGAGAAAGGGGAGGGACCGTATTCGATTGTCGCGTCCCTGGGGTTCGTCGACGAAATCGTCCCCGCCGGTTTCCTCCGCTGGTTCGGGGAGGCGCTGGCGTCGCCGGGTCCCGGCCCGACCGTGATCCATGCCGACACGCTGAACGCGACCGCGTCCGCCGGCGTGGACTTCCTTGTGGAGAATCGCACACTTCTCTCCGTGCCCTTCGACCTCACCCCGGGGTCCCGGGTGTACGCCGTGCTGGGGATGCGGGGCACTCCCGACGCGGAGGTCCTCAACTCTCCGCTCCTCAACTTCTTCCAGCGGCAGGCGCGTCTCGCCCTGCTCAACGCGGAGCGCAGCGCGCAGGCGCAGAGCCTGATCTACATCGACGACCTCACGAAGCTTTACAACGGCCGCTACCTCAACGTGGTTCTCGACCGGGAGATGAAGCGTTCCGAGCGGTATCGGAACTTCTTCTGCGT
Above is a genomic segment from Candidatus Deferrimicrobium sp. containing:
- a CDS encoding ComEC/Rec2 family competence protein — encoded protein: MVAAVGGTILLLRRGRRPWPATVLSAAFFLGGIHAPYAALPERDFSLTALNVGKGASQVVSFPGGGHILIDGGSALRGNAGERAVLPFLRFKGIRRIDVLALTHPHENHYGGAAAVLAALPVREIWIPEGIPREAFRPAVASWNGPVCSVRAGVRERIGGAEVVVRAPLHPGEGGKSNERGMVLELRFGILSMWLPGDVEGGPSVWGRAPAEKGERRVLFLPHHGSPGADPAGWAAFCGPDAVVAQNSRCLTGGNLIRSPQRFLLENGAFTVRSDGRGISFLQSAHSGVWQCLWRLK
- a CDS encoding GGDEF domain-containing protein codes for the protein MTAQRVLILSSDAKSMERMARVPSLKGVHFSILSDWKSGADALRKENFSVIVARKFSKEQGTDAFVADLLALAPKTSIIYILAEKEGPAVLEALKGGVSEILFQESLAATLVPCVEKYLFSGYGLLRRMSLDELFDFCIPVITSTDMGLLATTILEKFREALGASFGILFRGGEKGEGPYSIVASLGFVDEIVPAGFLRWFGEALASPGPGPTVIHADTLNATASAGVDFLVENRTLLSVPFDLTPGSRVYAVLGMRGTPDAEVLNSPLLNFFQRQARLALLNAERSAQAQSLIYIDDLTKLYNGRYLNVVLDREMKRSERYRNFFCVLFMDIDFFKRVNDAHGHLVGSRVLVEVGSVLRACVRDSDTVVRYGGDEFVVLLVETNADEAMIVAERMRKMIEAESFVKETGLSIRLTISIGIAAFPEHANTKQTLLNLADQAMYRGKESTRNVVYLAHAQNVP